A window of the Synechococcus sp. JA-3-3Ab genome harbors these coding sequences:
- a CDS encoding DUF3120 domain-containing protein has translation MFPTSCSPPLQEEPSLASQGPVGREIPRSSLRRRFPSHHAIGGAAAVLVCLPVFVAAPLVRYSPWLSLAMTLGWLGLSWRLYSRPRTRIWGDLLYGFTLTWLAGSFYWGWLRWEPLWHMPVEALGIPMVWWGARQRFARIGTWFYLGSLWGTAVTDLYIYSVGLLPEWRQAMQFDRLEQAVVPFRAALDKMATPWGLGWGIGLGLLLLGVGLWRVQGSRRLHHWAFAGAVLNTLLVDGLFGWGAALLR, from the coding sequence TTGTTTCCTACCTCTTGTTCGCCGCCTCTCCAAGAAGAGCCTTCCCTGGCCTCCCAGGGCCCAGTCGGACGGGAGATTCCCCGTTCTTCTCTGCGAAGGCGGTTTCCCTCTCACCACGCCATCGGGGGAGCGGCGGCTGTGCTGGTGTGCCTACCCGTTTTTGTGGCAGCGCCCCTGGTGCGCTATAGCCCTTGGCTGAGCTTGGCGATGACTCTAGGCTGGCTGGGCCTTAGCTGGCGGCTCTACTCGCGGCCCCGCACCCGCATCTGGGGGGATCTGCTCTACGGCTTCACGCTGACTTGGCTGGCAGGATCCTTCTACTGGGGCTGGCTGCGCTGGGAGCCCCTCTGGCACATGCCGGTGGAAGCTCTGGGGATCCCGATGGTCTGGTGGGGGGCACGGCAACGCTTTGCCCGCATCGGCACCTGGTTCTATCTCGGCTCCTTGTGGGGCACAGCGGTTACAGATCTTTACATTTACTCGGTGGGGCTGCTGCCTGAGTGGCGGCAGGCGATGCAGTTTGACCGGTTGGAGCAGGCGGTTGTCCCTTTTAGGGCGGCCCTCGACAAAATGGCTACCCCCTGGGGCCTGGGTTGGGGCATCGGCTTGGGCCTTCTGTTGCTGGGTGTTGGATTGTGGAGAGTGCAGGGATCCCGCCGCTTGCACCATTGGGCATTTGCGGGAGCAGTGCTGAATACCCTGTTGGTGGATGGGCTATTCGGCTGGGGGGCAGCTCTGCTGCGGTGA
- a CDS encoding glucokinase, whose translation MELLLAGDIGGTKTSLSLFNAQDPDHSLYHCRYASQSYPNLTPVVLEFLAQARQELGRDPQPVAACFAVAGPVVEEKSSPGAGGQRAKITNLPWSLHSSQLAAELGIPRLALINDFSAVGYGVLALRDQDLETLQTGERQPQAPIGVIGAGTGLGQAYLTWGEGGYQVHASEGGHVDFSPRTPLEWELLRYLQQRHGRVSTERVVSGQGIVAIYQFLRDSRWGQGEEQLLAQIAAWERGASPVDPAAQIANAALEGRDPLAVECLRLFTSLYGAAVGNFALHLLPRGGLFIAGGIAPKLLRLLREGEFLPSFLDKGRMRTLLEQLSVQVVVNAQVGLIGAAHYAATLL comes from the coding sequence ATGGAGTTGCTGTTGGCGGGAGATATCGGGGGCACCAAGACCAGCCTCAGCCTCTTCAATGCCCAAGATCCCGATCACAGCCTCTACCACTGCCGCTACGCCAGCCAGAGCTATCCCAACCTCACCCCGGTGGTGCTGGAGTTTCTGGCCCAGGCACGGCAGGAGCTGGGGCGAGATCCCCAACCGGTTGCCGCCTGCTTTGCTGTGGCCGGCCCCGTAGTGGAAGAAAAAAGCAGTCCAGGAGCCGGGGGACAGAGGGCCAAAATCACCAACCTGCCCTGGAGCCTGCACTCAAGCCAGTTGGCGGCGGAGCTGGGGATCCCCCGCCTAGCGTTGATCAACGACTTCAGCGCCGTAGGCTATGGGGTGCTGGCCCTGCGAGATCAGGATCTGGAAACGCTGCAGACAGGAGAGCGGCAGCCCCAGGCGCCCATCGGCGTCATCGGGGCGGGCACAGGGCTGGGGCAGGCCTACCTCACCTGGGGAGAAGGCGGCTACCAGGTTCATGCCAGCGAGGGGGGGCATGTGGATTTTTCTCCACGGACCCCTTTGGAATGGGAGCTGCTGCGGTATCTGCAACAACGACATGGGCGCGTCTCCACCGAGCGGGTGGTCTCGGGGCAGGGGATCGTGGCCATCTATCAATTTCTGCGGGATAGCCGCTGGGGCCAGGGAGAGGAGCAGTTGCTGGCCCAAATTGCCGCCTGGGAAAGGGGAGCCAGCCCCGTCGACCCAGCCGCCCAAATTGCCAATGCCGCCCTGGAGGGACGGGATCCCTTGGCGGTGGAGTGTTTGCGGCTGTTTACCAGCTTGTATGGGGCCGCTGTCGGCAATTTTGCCCTGCACCTGCTGCCCCGTGGGGGCCTGTTCATCGCCGGCGGGATCGCGCCCAAGCTCCTGCGCCTGTTGCGGGAGGGAGAGTTTTTGCCCTCCTTTTTGGATAAGGGACGGATGCGCACTCTGCTGGAGCAACTGTCAGTGCAGGTGGTGGTGAACGCCCAGGTGGGCTTGATAGGGGCTGCCCACTATGCCGCCACTTTGCTGTAG
- a CDS encoding NUDIX hydrolase, which yields MHTPSQILRERLRFQGHKYTFVSQRLRFPNGTEGEREYLLHPGGVVAVPVTAEGKFVCIRQYRFAVAAYLYEFPAGTVEPGEHPDETIRRELEEETGLRAHRWDPLGQFYLCPGYSSEIMYAYLARDLEVLDAPPAKDEDEDIAVVELSPAELTEMARFGLDFDSKSITCFWRAQLFLAAENAAFASRNKP from the coding sequence ATGCACACCCCATCGCAGATCCTTCGCGAGCGCCTGCGCTTTCAAGGCCACAAGTACACCTTTGTCAGCCAGCGCTTGCGCTTTCCCAACGGCACCGAAGGGGAGCGGGAGTACCTCCTCCACCCCGGCGGCGTGGTGGCCGTGCCGGTCACTGCCGAAGGCAAGTTCGTCTGCATTCGCCAATATCGCTTTGCCGTCGCCGCCTACCTCTACGAGTTTCCCGCCGGTACCGTCGAGCCAGGGGAACATCCTGATGAAACCATTCGCCGCGAGCTGGAAGAAGAAACCGGCCTGCGCGCCCACCGCTGGGATCCCCTCGGCCAATTTTATCTGTGCCCCGGCTATTCCAGCGAGATCATGTACGCCTACCTGGCGCGGGATCTGGAAGTGCTGGATGCTCCACCGGCCAAGGATGAAGATGAAGACATTGCGGTGGTGGAGCTTTCGCCTGCCGAACTGACAGAAATGGCCCGTTTTGGCCTGGATTTCGACAGCAAATCCATCACCTGCTTTTGGCGGGCCCAGTTGTTTTTGGCAGCGGAAAATGCGGCCTTTGCGAGCAGGAACAAGCCCTAG
- the trpE gene encoding anthranilate synthase component I: MISPSLKEFLALSQQGNFIPVYQEWVADLETPVSAWYRVCAGRPYNFLLESVEGGEQVARYSFLGCDPLWVLQVRGDQALQIHRDGHREQHQGDPFAVLARCLQPYEPVHLPELPSSIGGLFGYWGYELIRWIEPKVPIHPLQPGDPPDAILMQVDSILIFDQVKRKIWVVAFADTRQQPAEQAYAQACRRVEQLVQQLSAPLSLAHLSLDWKPQLPDAIPPSTLSRAAYCQAVEQAKAYIRAGEIFQVVLSQRFTTPFAGDPFRLYRSLRLINPSPYMAFFQFGDLCLVGSSPEVMVKLTRIGEERIATVRPIAGTRPRGATPAQDRQLEQELLADPKERAEHVMLVDLARNDLGRVCRLGSVQVDDLMQIERYSHVMHIVSNVVGQLDPRYSAWDLLRATFPAGTVTGAPKIRAMQIIHELEGCRRGPYAGAYGYYDFAGQLNTAITIRTLLVQGDQVSIQAGAGIVADSDPEREYQECLNKARGMLMAVASLQKE; this comes from the coding sequence ATGATCTCCCCTTCTCTGAAGGAGTTCCTCGCCCTCAGCCAACAGGGCAATTTCATCCCGGTCTACCAAGAATGGGTGGCGGACTTGGAAACGCCTGTCTCTGCCTGGTACCGGGTCTGTGCCGGGCGGCCCTACAACTTTCTGCTGGAATCGGTGGAGGGAGGGGAACAGGTGGCCCGCTACAGCTTCCTCGGCTGCGACCCTTTGTGGGTTTTGCAGGTGCGCGGGGATCAGGCCTTGCAGATCCACCGCGATGGGCATCGAGAGCAGCACCAAGGGGATCCCTTTGCCGTTTTGGCCCGCTGCCTGCAGCCCTATGAGCCGGTGCACCTGCCGGAGTTGCCCAGCAGCATCGGCGGGCTCTTTGGCTACTGGGGCTATGAGCTGATTCGCTGGATCGAGCCCAAGGTGCCCATTCACCCCCTGCAGCCGGGGGATCCCCCCGACGCTATCCTCATGCAGGTGGACAGCATCCTGATCTTCGACCAGGTCAAGCGCAAGATCTGGGTGGTGGCCTTTGCCGACACACGCCAGCAGCCGGCGGAGCAGGCCTACGCCCAAGCCTGCCGGCGGGTGGAACAGTTGGTGCAACAGCTCAGCGCCCCCCTTTCTCTTGCCCACCTCAGCCTCGACTGGAAGCCGCAACTGCCCGATGCCATTCCCCCCAGCACCCTCAGCCGCGCCGCCTACTGCCAGGCGGTGGAGCAGGCCAAAGCCTACATCCGGGCTGGCGAGATCTTTCAGGTGGTGCTCTCGCAGCGCTTCACCACCCCTTTTGCTGGAGATCCTTTCCGGCTCTACCGCTCCCTGCGGCTGATTAACCCCTCCCCCTACATGGCGTTTTTCCAGTTTGGCGATCTCTGCCTTGTCGGCTCCAGCCCAGAAGTGATGGTCAAGCTCACTCGGATAGGGGAAGAGCGCATCGCCACCGTGCGTCCCATCGCCGGCACCCGCCCCCGCGGCGCCACCCCCGCCCAAGACCGCCAGTTGGAGCAGGAGCTGTTGGCGGATCCCAAGGAGCGGGCAGAGCATGTGATGCTGGTGGACTTGGCCCGCAACGACCTGGGGCGGGTCTGCCGCCTGGGATCCGTGCAGGTGGACGACCTGATGCAGATCGAGCGCTACAGCCACGTGATGCACATCGTCAGCAATGTGGTGGGGCAGTTGGATCCCCGCTACAGCGCCTGGGATCTGCTGCGGGCCACCTTTCCTGCCGGCACGGTTACTGGCGCTCCCAAGATCCGCGCCATGCAGATTATCCACGAGCTGGAAGGGTGTCGCCGCGGCCCCTACGCCGGCGCCTATGGCTACTACGACTTTGCCGGCCAACTGAACACCGCCATCACCATCCGCACCCTGCTGGTTCAGGGGGACCAGGTGAGCATCCAAGCCGGGGCGGGCATCGTGGCCGACTCGGATCCGGAGCGGGAGTACCAAGAATGCCTGAACAAAGCGCGGGGCATGCTCATGGCAGTGGCCAGCTTGCAGAAGGAGTAA
- a CDS encoding phytanoyl-CoA dioxygenase family protein: MLAQVHFSHAERERRQPDPETVEQAFHLFSTEGYLVLPEIFPTALIDKLHSSFLTTYSRYCTHENHPDALLVGNRRVMVTVRLEGPFNDPLLYAHPLILPILQRILGSSLILSGLGVVVSLPGSADQQVHRDLSHLFGDAILDAIVPCYALNLLIPLVEVNEENGMTRLWPGSHAVFEAHYTELARQMPFVDPPLAKGSCLLFDYRLIHLGRANRSAAPRPLLYNTYSRPWFRDPVNYTRQPPLVIPAAEKERIPAQHHSLFVAAQIV; this comes from the coding sequence GTGTTAGCCCAGGTGCACTTTAGCCATGCCGAGCGGGAGCGCCGGCAGCCGGATCCAGAGACCGTAGAGCAGGCGTTTCACCTGTTTTCCACCGAGGGCTACCTGGTGCTGCCGGAGATCTTCCCCACGGCGCTCATCGACAAGCTACACAGTAGCTTTCTGACCACCTACAGCCGCTACTGCACCCACGAAAACCACCCCGACGCCCTGTTGGTGGGCAATCGACGAGTGATGGTGACGGTGCGCCTGGAGGGGCCCTTTAACGATCCCCTGCTCTATGCCCATCCCTTAATCCTGCCTATCTTGCAGCGAATCTTGGGATCAAGCCTGATCCTGAGCGGGCTGGGGGTGGTAGTTTCTCTGCCGGGATCCGCCGACCAACAGGTTCACCGGGATCTCTCCCACCTCTTCGGCGACGCAATTCTAGATGCCATCGTCCCCTGCTATGCCCTGAATTTGCTTATCCCGCTGGTGGAGGTCAACGAAGAGAACGGCATGACCCGCCTCTGGCCTGGCAGCCACGCTGTTTTCGAGGCCCACTACACCGAGCTGGCCCGGCAGATGCCCTTTGTCGATCCGCCGCTGGCCAAGGGATCCTGCCTGCTGTTCGACTACCGCTTGATTCACCTGGGCCGGGCCAATCGTTCTGCTGCTCCCCGGCCCCTCCTCTACAACACTTACAGCCGACCTTGGTTCCGGGATCCCGTCAACTATACCCGACAGCCCCCCCTGGTGATCCCGGCAGCCGAGAAAGAGCGGATCCCGGCCCAGCACCACTCCCTATTCGTGGCAGCGCAGATTGTGTAG
- the chlG gene encoding chlorophyll synthase ChlG, with product MSESTSQEPSWAPTADEMAPAVGPGAETAPAPEADKGSAARRVRQLLGMKGAEVESRSVWQVHLQLMKPVTWIPLVWGLIPGAASSGHFTWTWENVALILVGMILAGPLMTGYTQTLNEYYDRDIDAINEPYRPIPSGAISLRRVVIQIWVLLILGLALAYALDWYTGHDFPVITCIALAGALIAYIYSAPPLKLKRNGWLGNYALGASYIALPWWTGHALFGELNWTICILTLIYSLAGLGIAVVNDFKSMEGDRQFGLASLPVMFGAMGAAWIAALMIDLFQFGMASFLLGAGLKLYAAILVLLIIPQITFQDMYLLRDPLNNDVKYQASAQPFLVLGMLVVGLALGRLGLG from the coding sequence ATGAGCGAAAGCACCTCTCAAGAGCCATCTTGGGCGCCGACGGCAGACGAAATGGCCCCTGCTGTGGGTCCTGGCGCAGAAACCGCCCCGGCTCCTGAAGCCGACAAGGGATCCGCCGCCCGGCGTGTCCGCCAACTCTTGGGCATGAAAGGGGCAGAGGTGGAGTCTCGCTCCGTTTGGCAAGTCCACCTGCAACTGATGAAGCCCGTGACCTGGATCCCGCTGGTGTGGGGCCTGATTCCGGGAGCGGCCTCCTCCGGCCACTTCACCTGGACTTGGGAAAACGTGGCCCTCATCTTGGTGGGCATGATCCTGGCCGGCCCCTTGATGACGGGCTACACCCAGACCCTGAACGAATACTACGACCGCGACATCGACGCCATCAACGAGCCCTATCGCCCCATCCCTTCCGGGGCCATCTCCCTGCGGCGGGTGGTCATCCAAATCTGGGTGCTGCTGATCCTGGGGCTGGCGTTGGCCTATGCCCTGGATTGGTACACCGGCCACGACTTTCCGGTGATCACCTGCATTGCCCTGGCGGGAGCCCTAATTGCCTACATCTACTCGGCGCCGCCCCTGAAACTAAAGCGCAACGGCTGGCTGGGGAACTACGCCCTGGGGGCCAGCTACATCGCCCTGCCCTGGTGGACGGGACATGCCCTCTTTGGCGAGCTGAACTGGACAATCTGCATTCTGACCCTGATCTACAGCTTGGCCGGCCTGGGGATCGCCGTGGTCAACGATTTCAAAAGCATGGAGGGGGATAGACAATTTGGCCTCGCCTCCTTGCCGGTGATGTTTGGGGCGATGGGGGCGGCCTGGATCGCGGCGCTGATGATCGACCTGTTTCAGTTCGGCATGGCCTCGTTTTTGCTGGGAGCTGGCCTAAAGCTCTACGCCGCAATTTTGGTGCTGCTGATTATCCCGCAGATCACCTTCCAAGACATGTACCTGCTGCGGGATCCCCTCAACAACGACGTCAAATACCAGGCCAGCGCTCAGCCTTTTCTGGTGTTGGGCATGCTGGTGGTGGGGCTGGCGCTGGGCCGCTTGGGGCTGGGGTAG
- a CDS encoding MFS transporter, protein MTGERLSLRTKLAYGVGDLGTGMTANILIFFLLPFLTNTVGMAAGLAGSIYAITRFWDAVNDPIIGILSDRTRSRWGRRRPWLLFSAIPFGLTFAAQWWIPFPGQMGPLFAYYLAVSLLFNTFYSAANIPYASLTAELTQDYDERTRLNQFRFAFSVGGSMVAVVTFPLLFNLLPDRAAGHLLAGACFGAISAVPLLLCFWGVRERFQSQRDPLPLLQQLRVAFSNRPYLFVSGIYLCSWLAFQFTATIIPYFIVFWMGLPEVWISLVVLAVQSVAVLTLFAWTCLSARLGKRAMYLIGAGFWLISQAGLFFLQAGQERLMIALALLAGIGVSATVYLGPWSMLPDVIDLDELHTGERREGIFYAFMVFLQKVGLALGLFFVGQALDWAGFIPSVAGEAPPLQPELALLAIRLAIGPLPAVALIGGILLVWLYPITRQRHRQILRELEARRAGAAPEGSP, encoded by the coding sequence ATGACCGGAGAACGACTGAGCTTGCGGACGAAGCTGGCCTATGGGGTGGGGGATCTGGGCACGGGCATGACGGCCAATATCCTCATCTTTTTCCTGCTGCCCTTTCTCACCAATACCGTCGGCATGGCGGCAGGCTTGGCCGGCAGCATCTACGCCATCACCCGCTTTTGGGATGCCGTCAACGATCCCATCATCGGCATCCTCAGCGACCGCACCCGCAGCCGTTGGGGCCGTCGCCGCCCCTGGCTGCTGTTTTCGGCCATCCCCTTTGGCCTGACTTTTGCAGCTCAGTGGTGGATCCCTTTTCCCGGTCAGATGGGCCCCCTTTTCGCCTACTACCTGGCGGTGTCCCTGCTGTTCAACACCTTTTATTCTGCCGCCAACATCCCCTACGCCTCCCTGACGGCGGAGCTAACCCAGGATTACGACGAGCGCACCCGGCTCAACCAATTTCGCTTTGCCTTCTCGGTGGGGGGCAGCATGGTTGCCGTGGTTACCTTTCCGCTGCTGTTTAACCTGCTGCCGGATCGGGCTGCCGGCCATCTGCTGGCGGGGGCTTGTTTTGGGGCCATCTCGGCTGTGCCCCTGCTGCTCTGCTTTTGGGGAGTACGAGAACGTTTTCAATCCCAACGGGATCCGCTGCCTCTGCTGCAGCAACTGCGGGTGGCCTTCAGCAATCGCCCCTACCTGTTTGTCAGCGGCATCTACCTGTGTTCTTGGCTGGCCTTTCAGTTCACAGCCACGATCATCCCCTATTTCATCGTCTTCTGGATGGGCCTGCCCGAGGTGTGGATTTCTCTGGTGGTGTTGGCGGTTCAGAGTGTTGCCGTGCTGACCCTGTTTGCCTGGACATGCCTGAGCGCTCGGCTGGGCAAGCGCGCCATGTACCTGATCGGGGCGGGGTTTTGGCTCATCTCGCAGGCGGGCCTATTTTTCCTGCAGGCCGGCCAGGAGCGGCTCATGATTGCACTAGCCCTGTTGGCAGGGATCGGGGTTTCCGCCACAGTGTATCTTGGCCCTTGGTCAATGCTGCCGGATGTCATCGACCTGGACGAGCTGCACACTGGGGAGCGGCGGGAAGGGATCTTCTATGCCTTCATGGTGTTCTTGCAAAAGGTGGGCCTGGCGCTAGGGCTGTTTTTCGTGGGACAAGCTCTGGATTGGGCCGGCTTTATCCCTTCGGTGGCCGGAGAGGCCCCACCCCTCCAGCCAGAATTGGCCTTGCTGGCCATCCGCCTCGCCATCGGCCCCCTGCCGGCAGTGGCTTTAATCGGTGGGATCCTGCTGGTGTGGCTGTACCCCATCACCCGGCAGCGCCACCGGCAGATCCTAAGGGAATTGGAGGCAAGACGAGCGGGAGCTGCTCCTGAGGGATCCCCTTAG
- a CDS encoding aspartate ammonia-lyase, whose translation MVPETDPLQVRSERDAMGERQLPQSVYYGIQTARALENFPISGLKPLPEYVEACVLIKKAAAEVNGELGCIPPDVAKAIVQAADEILQGSLRDQFVVDVYQAGAGTSHHMNVNEVLANRALEILGEPKGRYERVSPNDHVNYGQSTNDVIPTAIRLAALLRVRRDLLGTLDNLVAALEQKAQEFHGILKAGRTHLQDAVPIRLGDSFGAYAAIFAQHRRWIEEASQALGSLGLGGSAVGTGLNTHPQYRQKVVQRLAEYTQLPLTPAPHPMAAMQSMAPFVHLSGSLRNLAQDAIKMANDLRLMDSGPKTGLKEIQLPPVQPGSSIMPGKYNPVMAEMLNMVCFQVIGLDTAILLAAQAGQFELNAMMPLIAYNLLHSLQILNNSLRVFTERCVRGITAQADRCRSYAEGTLALVTALNPYIGYLQAAEVAKISLETGKPIRQIVLERNLMSPEQVAKALNLEAMSQMRS comes from the coding sequence ATGGTTCCAGAGACAGACCCACTGCAAGTGCGCAGCGAGCGGGACGCGATGGGGGAGCGGCAACTGCCGCAGTCGGTGTACTACGGCATCCAAACCGCCCGCGCCCTGGAGAATTTTCCCATCAGCGGCCTCAAGCCGCTGCCGGAGTACGTGGAGGCCTGCGTGCTCATCAAAAAAGCGGCGGCGGAGGTCAACGGCGAGCTGGGCTGCATTCCCCCCGACGTGGCCAAGGCCATTGTCCAAGCGGCAGACGAGATCCTCCAGGGATCCCTGCGGGATCAGTTTGTGGTGGATGTGTACCAGGCCGGGGCGGGCACCTCCCACCACATGAACGTCAATGAGGTGTTGGCCAACCGCGCCCTGGAGATCCTGGGAGAGCCCAAGGGGCGCTACGAGCGGGTCAGCCCCAACGACCATGTCAACTACGGCCAATCCACCAACGACGTCATCCCCACCGCCATTCGCCTGGCGGCCCTGCTGCGGGTGCGGCGGGATCTTTTGGGCACGCTGGACAACCTGGTGGCGGCGCTGGAGCAGAAAGCACAGGAGTTCCACGGCATTCTCAAGGCGGGCCGCACCCATTTGCAGGATGCTGTCCCCATAAGGCTGGGAGATAGCTTCGGCGCCTATGCGGCCATCTTTGCCCAGCACCGCCGCTGGATCGAGGAGGCCAGCCAGGCTCTGGGCAGCTTGGGGCTGGGGGGCAGCGCCGTCGGCACCGGCCTCAATACCCATCCCCAGTACCGGCAAAAGGTGGTGCAACGGCTGGCAGAGTACACCCAGTTGCCCCTTACCCCGGCCCCCCATCCCATGGCGGCGATGCAGAGCATGGCCCCCTTTGTGCACCTGTCGGGATCCCTGCGCAACCTGGCCCAAGATGCCATCAAAATGGCCAACGACCTACGCCTGATGGATTCCGGCCCCAAGACTGGCCTCAAAGAGATCCAACTGCCGCCGGTACAGCCCGGCTCCTCCATCATGCCCGGCAAGTACAACCCGGTGATGGCCGAGATGCTGAACATGGTCTGCTTTCAGGTGATCGGCCTGGACACCGCCATTCTCCTCGCCGCCCAGGCAGGCCAATTTGAGCTCAACGCGATGATGCCGCTGATTGCCTATAACCTCCTGCATAGCTTGCAGATCCTCAACAACAGCCTGCGCGTCTTTACCGAGCGCTGCGTCCGCGGCATCACCGCCCAGGCGGATCGCTGCCGCAGCTATGCTGAGGGGACGCTGGCTTTGGTGACTGCCCTCAATCCCTACATTGGCTACCTGCAGGCGGCAGAGGTGGCTAAGATCTCCCTGGAAACCGGCAAGCCCATCCGCCAGATCGTGTTGGAGCGCAACTTGATGAGCCCGGAACAGGTGGCCAAGGCGTTGAATCTGGAGGCGATGAGCCAGATGCGCTCTTAG
- the infC gene encoding translation initiation factor IF-3, whose product MSVERPLDRLPRKQRAELPAINERIRFPKIRLIDTDGTQLGIMSPREALRLAEEKDLDLVLVSDKADPPVCRIMDYGKFKFEKEKKEREARKKQHTAEIKEVKFRYNIGEHDYHVRLRSAQQFLGDGDKVKATVMFRGREAQHAELGEELLQRLFKDLEGVAEMQQPPQKEGRNITMILSPKKST is encoded by the coding sequence TTGTCCGTAGAACGTCCACTTGACCGCTTGCCCCGCAAGCAGCGCGCAGAGCTGCCGGCCATCAACGAGCGCATCCGCTTCCCCAAAATTCGCCTCATCGACACCGATGGCACCCAGTTGGGGATCATGAGCCCGCGCGAAGCCCTGCGCCTGGCCGAAGAAAAAGATCTGGACTTGGTCTTGGTCAGCGACAAGGCGGATCCTCCCGTCTGCCGCATCATGGACTACGGCAAGTTCAAGTTTGAGAAGGAGAAAAAAGAACGGGAGGCCCGCAAAAAACAACACACCGCCGAGATCAAGGAAGTGAAGTTTCGCTACAACATCGGCGAGCACGACTACCACGTCCGCCTGCGCAGCGCTCAGCAGTTTTTGGGGGATGGAGACAAGGTAAAAGCCACGGTGATGTTTCGCGGTCGCGAGGCCCAGCACGCCGAGTTGGGGGAAGAGTTGCTGCAGCGCTTGTTCAAAGACCTAGAAGGCGTGGCGGAAATGCAGCAGCCCCCCCAAAAGGAAGGGCGAAACATCACGATGATCCTCTCCCCCAAAAAATCCACCTGA
- the bcp gene encoding thioredoxin-dependent thiol peroxidase, whose translation MALAVGDPAPEFTLPDAEGNLVSLSQLRGRRVVLYFYPRDNTPGCTREACGFRDAYAEYQAHGIHVLGVSADDARSHQKFAQKLQLPFPLLVDEGAKVASAYGVYGPKKFMGKVYNGIHRTTFVIDPEGKIEAIITKVKVEAHAAELLKQLTGS comes from the coding sequence ATGGCTCTTGCTGTTGGGGATCCGGCGCCGGAGTTTACCCTGCCCGATGCCGAGGGCAATTTGGTCAGCCTGAGCCAGCTGCGGGGCCGGCGGGTGGTGCTCTACTTCTACCCGCGGGACAACACTCCCGGCTGCACCCGAGAAGCCTGTGGCTTTCGCGATGCCTACGCCGAGTATCAGGCGCACGGGATCCACGTCTTGGGGGTGAGCGCCGACGACGCCCGTTCCCACCAAAAGTTTGCCCAAAAACTGCAGCTTCCCTTTCCGCTGCTGGTGGACGAGGGGGCCAAGGTGGCCAGCGCCTACGGCGTCTATGGCCCGAAAAAGTTTATGGGCAAAGTCTATAACGGCATTCACCGCACCACCTTTGTCATCGATCCGGAGGGGAAGATCGAGGCCATCATCACCAAGGTCAAGGTGGAGGCTCACGCGGCGGAGCTGCTCAAGCAGTTAACCGGCTCCTAA